One window of Novosphingobium sp. P6W genomic DNA carries:
- a CDS encoding energy transducer TonB — MSFREPYADGYSGNRKKALTGGIVALIQGGLAVALVNGFAVNLFAPEPPKHLPSNLYPTAPMQPQPTETPKVLPEKPVQTETPVRAPEARLPIVPDTALTVLPIGPVQPTGGAIDKGESFIITPVPSDPPARFAPKTAKPRGNVAGWVTTEDYPTTDIRAGHTGTVRFRLAIDGAGRVTGCTITQSSGYTGLDAATCRNVAKRARFDAASDAMGDKVAGTYDGTIRWVIPQD, encoded by the coding sequence ATGTCATTCAGAGAACCTTATGCTGACGGATATTCCGGTAATCGAAAAAAGGCGCTGACCGGCGGTATCGTGGCCCTGATCCAGGGTGGTCTCGCGGTCGCGCTGGTCAATGGCTTTGCCGTCAACCTGTTCGCGCCCGAACCTCCCAAACACTTGCCCAGCAACCTTTACCCGACGGCTCCCATGCAGCCCCAGCCTACGGAAACGCCCAAGGTCCTGCCTGAGAAGCCGGTGCAGACGGAGACGCCTGTCAGGGCGCCTGAGGCAAGGCTGCCGATCGTCCCCGATACTGCGCTGACGGTCCTGCCAATCGGCCCGGTGCAGCCGACCGGCGGGGCGATCGACAAGGGTGAAAGTTTCATCATCACCCCCGTGCCCAGCGATCCGCCTGCCCGCTTCGCACCGAAGACCGCCAAGCCGCGCGGTAACGTGGCGGGGTGGGTGACGACGGAAGACTATCCCACAACCGACATTCGCGCCGGGCATACCGGAACGGTACGCTTCCGCCTCGCCATCGACGGTGCCGGCCGGGTGACCGGCTGCACCATAACCCAGTCGAGCGGCTATACCGGGCTGGATGCCGCCACCTGCCGCAATGTGGCCAAGCGCGCCCGCTTCGATGCGGCCAGCGATGCGATGGGCGACAAGGTTGCCGGTACGTACGACGGGACCATCCGCTGGGTGATTCCGCAGGACTGA
- a CDS encoding YnfA family protein, which translates to MPAFAIYACAALAEIAGCFAFWAWLRLSKSVWWLVPGCASLVLFAYLLTLVDTSQAGRAYAAYGGIYITSALIWLWLAEGVRPDRWDMLGAGLCLAGAAVILLAPHRA; encoded by the coding sequence ATGCCGGCTTTCGCGATATACGCCTGCGCGGCGCTGGCGGAGATTGCCGGGTGCTTTGCGTTCTGGGCGTGGCTGCGCCTGTCGAAAAGCGTGTGGTGGCTGGTCCCTGGCTGCGCCTCGCTGGTGCTGTTCGCCTATCTGCTGACGCTGGTGGACACCTCGCAGGCGGGCCGCGCCTATGCGGCCTATGGCGGTATCTACATCACTTCGGCCCTGATCTGGCTATGGCTGGCCGAGGGCGTGCGGCCTGACCGCTGGGACATGCTGGGCGCAGGCCTGTGCCTCGCGGGCGCTGCAGTGATCCTGCTGGCACCGCACAGGGCGTAA
- a CDS encoding tetratricopeptide repeat protein, with translation MGLNLDEQKAVDRFRQAVAEPSMTQLVILDFWAEWCGPCKALTPLLEKVAAEYADKGVILAKVNVDEEQFIASQFQVRSIPTVYAIFQGQPVADLTNARSESQLKTMIDQLLEKLPVQPAGAEPQVDLVPLIAMAEEALAAGDGERAASIYMQILEVAPDNGEVIAGLIRSFVAAGRLEEAAQVLDSLGEPLTADPHVERARKALALVQDKPEDNELAALRAAAAERPADMEAQFAFAAAAFAAGERDAAAETLLSMVAADREWNESAARTKLLEIFEAVGLEDPWVSATRRKLSTVLFG, from the coding sequence ATGGGTCTTAATCTCGACGAGCAGAAGGCAGTGGACCGGTTTCGCCAGGCGGTGGCCGAGCCTTCGATGACCCAGCTCGTGATTCTCGACTTCTGGGCAGAGTGGTGCGGGCCGTGCAAGGCGCTGACCCCGCTGCTCGAAAAGGTCGCCGCGGAATATGCCGACAAGGGCGTGATCCTCGCCAAGGTCAACGTCGACGAGGAACAGTTCATCGCCTCGCAGTTCCAGGTCCGCTCGATCCCAACGGTCTATGCGATCTTCCAGGGCCAGCCGGTGGCGGATCTGACCAATGCCCGCAGCGAATCGCAGCTCAAGACGATGATCGACCAGCTGCTGGAAAAGCTGCCCGTGCAGCCTGCTGGCGCCGAGCCGCAAGTGGACCTCGTCCCACTGATCGCCATGGCCGAGGAAGCTCTGGCTGCCGGCGATGGTGAGCGTGCCGCCAGCATCTACATGCAGATCCTCGAGGTCGCGCCTGACAACGGCGAAGTGATTGCCGGACTGATCCGCTCCTTCGTGGCCGCCGGGCGATTGGAAGAGGCCGCGCAGGTCCTCGATTCGCTGGGCGAGCCGCTGACTGCCGATCCCCATGTCGAACGCGCCCGCAAGGCGCTGGCGCTGGTGCAGGACAAGCCCGAGGACAACGAACTGGCGGCCTTGCGCGCCGCCGCTGCCGAGCGCCCTGCCGACATGGAGGCGCAGTTCGCCTTCGCCGCCGCCGCTTTTGCAGCCGGAGAGCGTGACGCCGCCGCCGAGACGCTGCTGAGCATGGTCGCTGCCGACCGCGAGTGGAACGAAAGCGCCGCACGCACGAAGCTGCTGGAGATCTTCGAGGCCGTGGGGCTGGAAGATCCTTGGGTGTCGGCGACCCGGCGCAAACTTTCCACCGTGCTTTTCGGCTGA
- the rpoN gene encoding RNA polymerase factor sigma-54 produces the protein MALGPRLDIRQSQSLVMTPQLQQAIKLLALSNLEIETFIGEALDANPLLDVGAAASGDSVEMPGEPLPDERRTTLEGSSVDQLIGEGRGADDRPLDIDTGALDRDRDTGDGQLRADSADWGAEIRGGGGEEGPGIDDRPALGWTLVEHLEAQVGAAARDSLTAGVAHYIIGQLDEAGYLPVSLSELAGDLGLELAEMEAGLALVQALDPTGVGARTLAECIALQAREADRYDPLMAKLIDNLDLLARGELPRLKRLCGVDDEDFADMLGELRGYDPKPGLRFGGMPSAAVTPDILVTPRVDSGWDIALNQATLPRLIVNRGYYVELKGNCADKTSRAWLSDKLADANWLIKALDQRQKTILKVAAELVKQQEGFFRHGVSQLRPLTLRTVAEAIGMHESTVSRVTSNKFLNCPRGTYELKFFFSSGVASADGEGGASAEAVKAAIRQLIDAEDAKAILSDDALVDLLKAKGFELARRTVAKYREAIGLGSSVQRRRHKALAAAR, from the coding sequence ATGGCTCTGGGGCCACGCCTGGATATCAGGCAGAGCCAGTCGCTGGTGATGACGCCGCAGCTTCAGCAGGCGATCAAGCTGCTGGCGCTGTCCAATCTCGAAATCGAAACCTTTATCGGCGAGGCGCTCGACGCCAATCCGTTGCTGGACGTAGGCGCGGCGGCATCCGGCGATTCGGTCGAAATGCCTGGCGAGCCGCTGCCGGACGAACGGCGCACCACGCTGGAAGGTTCTTCGGTCGACCAGTTGATCGGTGAAGGCCGCGGTGCCGATGACCGTCCGCTAGACATCGATACAGGCGCACTTGACCGCGACCGCGACACCGGCGACGGGCAGCTGCGCGCCGATAGCGCCGACTGGGGCGCCGAAATACGCGGCGGCGGCGGTGAGGAAGGCCCCGGAATCGATGACCGCCCTGCACTGGGCTGGACGCTGGTCGAACATCTGGAAGCGCAGGTCGGCGCTGCCGCGCGTGATTCGCTGACCGCCGGGGTAGCGCATTACATCATCGGCCAGCTTGACGAGGCAGGGTATCTGCCGGTCAGCTTGTCGGAACTGGCGGGCGATCTCGGCCTCGAACTGGCCGAGATGGAGGCTGGCCTCGCGCTGGTACAGGCCCTCGATCCCACCGGTGTCGGCGCGCGCACGCTTGCGGAATGTATCGCGCTACAGGCCCGCGAGGCGGACCGCTACGATCCGCTGATGGCCAAGCTGATCGACAACCTCGACCTGCTGGCGCGCGGCGAACTGCCTCGGCTCAAGCGCCTTTGCGGGGTGGACGACGAGGACTTCGCCGACATGCTGGGCGAACTGCGGGGTTATGATCCCAAGCCGGGCCTGCGTTTCGGCGGAATGCCGAGCGCGGCGGTGACGCCCGATATCCTCGTCACGCCCCGCGTCGATAGCGGCTGGGACATTGCGCTCAACCAGGCGACGTTGCCCAGGCTTATCGTCAACCGCGGCTACTATGTCGAACTCAAGGGCAACTGCGCCGACAAGACCTCGCGCGCCTGGCTGTCTGACAAGCTGGCCGATGCCAACTGGCTGATAAAGGCGCTCGACCAGCGGCAGAAGACCATTCTCAAGGTCGCCGCCGAACTGGTGAAGCAGCAGGAGGGCTTTTTTCGCCACGGCGTCTCGCAGCTCAGGCCGCTGACGCTGCGTACGGTGGCCGAGGCGATCGGCATGCACGAATCGACGGTCAGCCGCGTCACGTCGAACAAATTCCTCAACTGTCCGCGCGGCACCTATGAGCTGAAATTCTTCTTCAGCTCGGGCGTTGCATCGGCGGACGGGGAGGGCGGGGCTTCGGCGGAAGCGGTCAAGGCTGCCATTCGCCAGCTGATCGACGCCGAGGATGCCAAGGCAATCCTGTCCGACGACGCGCTGGTGGACCTGCTCAAGGCCAAGGGTTTCGAGCTGGCCCGGCGCACGGTTGCCAAGTACCGCGAGGCGATCGGGCTGGGCAGTTCAGTGCAGCGCCGCCGCCATAAAGCTCTTGCCGCAGCCCGATAG
- the lptB gene encoding LPS export ABC transporter ATP-binding protein yields MTASTDLPQDHGADHGATDAALLAQNGGLEVISIAKSYDKRTVLSDISLSVAKGEVLGLLGPNGAGKTTCFYSIMGLVRPDSGRILMDGVDVTRLPMYRRAILGLGYLPQETSIFRGLTVEQNIGAVLELNEPDKDVRQAELDRLLDEFGLTRLRSSAAMALSGGERRRCEIARALAAKPSIMLLDEPFAGIDPLSISDIRDLVRDLKTRGIGVLITDHNVRETLDIVDRACIIYGGQVLFAGSPEALVADENVRRLYLGEGFTL; encoded by the coding sequence ATGACTGCCAGCACCGATCTTCCGCAGGACCACGGCGCCGACCACGGCGCTACCGATGCCGCGCTTCTCGCTCAGAACGGCGGGCTCGAGGTTATTTCGATCGCCAAAAGCTATGACAAGCGCACTGTCCTGAGCGACATCTCGCTGTCGGTGGCGAAGGGTGAGGTTCTCGGCCTGCTCGGGCCCAATGGTGCGGGCAAGACCACCTGTTTCTATTCGATCATGGGGCTGGTGCGGCCTGATTCGGGCCGCATCCTGATGGACGGCGTCGATGTGACCCGTCTGCCGATGTACCGCCGCGCGATCCTGGGGCTGGGCTACCTGCCGCAGGAAACCTCGATCTTTCGGGGCCTGACGGTGGAACAGAACATCGGCGCCGTGCTCGAACTCAATGAGCCGGACAAGGACGTGCGCCAGGCCGAGCTGGACCGGCTGCTTGACGAATTCGGCCTCACCCGCCTGCGCTCCAGCGCGGCGATGGCGCTGTCGGGCGGTGAACGCCGCCGGTGCGAGATTGCCCGCGCATTGGCCGCCAAGCCTTCGATCATGCTGCTGGACGAACCGTTCGCGGGCATCGATCCACTGTCGATCTCGGACATCCGCGACCTTGTGCGCGACCTCAAGACCCGCGGTATCGGCGTGCTCATCACCGACCATAACGTGCGTGAAACGCTCGACATCGTTGACCGTGCCTGCATCATCTATGGCGGGCAGGTCCTCTTCGCGGGCAGCCCAGAGGCGCTGGTGGCGGACGAAAACGTGCGCAGGCTCTATCTGGGCGAAGGCTTTACGCTGTAA
- a CDS encoding LON peptidase substrate-binding domain-containing protein, giving the protein MPRVTIFPLAGTVLYPGLQLPLHIFEPRYRAMVSDALARDRLIGMIQPQRPAEGSTLYTVGCLGRIGDVEALEDGRFNIVLEGETRFRVLRELTVTTPFRQVEAELLAENNDEVLAPIERASFEREARRFADSQGYVVDWDQVGRLDDLSLINGVSQIAPFDPAAKQALLEASGLGARCELLVQLMQFFGRTSGDDDEDGATLQ; this is encoded by the coding sequence TTGCCACGGGTCACGATCTTTCCCCTCGCCGGTACGGTCCTCTATCCGGGACTGCAGCTGCCGCTCCACATCTTCGAGCCCCGCTACCGCGCGATGGTGAGCGATGCGCTGGCCCGTGACCGGCTCATCGGCATGATCCAGCCGCAGCGCCCCGCAGAAGGCTCCACGCTCTACACCGTGGGCTGCCTGGGCCGCATCGGCGATGTGGAGGCGCTGGAAGACGGGCGCTTCAACATCGTGCTGGAGGGTGAGACCCGCTTCAGGGTGCTGCGCGAACTGACCGTGACAACGCCCTTCCGGCAGGTCGAGGCCGAACTGCTGGCCGAGAACAACGACGAAGTCCTCGCCCCGATCGAGCGCGCCAGCTTCGAACGCGAGGCCCGCCGCTTCGCGGATTCGCAGGGCTATGTGGTCGATTGGGATCAGGTGGGGCGGCTCGACGACCTCTCGCTGATCAACGGCGTTTCGCAGATCGCGCCGTTCGATCCGGCCGCCAAACAGGCCTTGCTGGAAGCGTCCGGCCTTGGCGCAAGGTGCGAACTGCTCGTCCAGCTCATGCAGTTCTTCGGCCGCACCAGCGGCGACGACGACGAAGACGGCGCGACCTTGCAGTAA
- a CDS encoding class I SAM-dependent methyltransferase, whose amino-acid sequence MTAQNAYQVADWNGRSGERWVANQQRLDAMLDVFGKAAIAAAAPLQGEKVVDVGCGAGASSFALAELVGAHGRVIGLDISAPLIAHARELARADVPVDFRVADAAADLGLAGFDLLYSRFGVMFFDDPAGAFAALRGALKPGGRLAFVCWQGAAENDWIRLPMGAIRDLLPPPPPPAPEAPGPFSFGDPARITRILESAGFTQVDIAPFTQAIPFGQGATREAAVDDALEMAFEVGPLSRALADQDEDLRRRAATAVRAAFARRPGERSVMIDAAAWIVTARSPAA is encoded by the coding sequence ATGACCGCACAGAATGCCTATCAGGTTGCAGATTGGAACGGCCGCAGCGGAGAACGCTGGGTAGCCAATCAGCAGCGCCTCGACGCGATGCTGGACGTTTTCGGCAAAGCTGCAATCGCAGCCGCCGCGCCCTTGCAGGGCGAAAAGGTGGTGGATGTCGGCTGCGGTGCGGGCGCATCCAGCTTTGCGCTGGCAGAACTGGTTGGCGCGCACGGCCGGGTGATCGGCCTCGACATCTCCGCTCCCTTGATCGCACATGCTCGCGAACTTGCCCGCGCAGACGTGCCGGTCGATTTCCGCGTGGCAGATGCGGCCGCCGATCTCGGCCTGGCAGGCTTCGACCTGCTCTATTCGCGTTTCGGGGTGATGTTCTTCGACGATCCTGCCGGCGCATTCGCCGCATTGCGCGGCGCGCTGAAACCCGGCGGACGACTGGCTTTCGTATGCTGGCAAGGTGCGGCCGAGAACGACTGGATCCGCCTGCCGATGGGCGCGATCCGCGATCTTCTTCCGCCCCCGCCGCCGCCCGCTCCCGAGGCGCCCGGCCCGTTCTCGTTCGGCGATCCGGCTCGAATCACGCGGATTCTGGAGAGCGCCGGCTTCACCCAGGTCGATATCGCGCCTTTCACACAGGCCATTCCTTTCGGCCAAGGCGCGACGCGCGAAGCCGCCGTCGACGACGCGCTGGAGATGGCGTTCGAGGTAGGTCCCCTCTCACGCGCCTTGGCCGACCAGGACGAAGACCTGCGCAGGCGCGCTGCGACAGCAGTCAGGGCCGCCTTTGCGCGGCGCCCGGGCGAACGCTCGGTCATGATCGATGCGGCGGCGTGGATCGTCACGGCGCGCAGTCCGGCGGCCTGA
- a CDS encoding TldD/PmbA family protein produces the protein MLTPDQARDRALDLVDRARRAGADAADAVYGASSSEGIQVRLGKLEDVERSESEHIALRVFSGTRSASIGSSDLSPAALDELAARAIDMARAAPEDAYAGFAPAELLTRGPWPELDLIDSAEPAPAALRAMAEEAEDAARAVAGVTNSDGATASAGLGVFALATSHGFSGAYGSTNHSISASVVGGEGSGKQRDNAWRSAHHGADLPSPAEIGRFAGERTVAKLGSGKMKSGGMPVVFDPRVSATLVGHLLGAITGNAIARRSSFLLDKLGEQIFAPGILIAEDPHALRGLRSRPFDGEGLATRARNIVEDGRVTGWLLDSASARQLGGVPTGHAARSGGGAPGVTTGNIHLAAGALSPAELMADIADGVYVTELIGQGVNGVTGDYSRGAAGFRIVGGQLAGPIAEFTIAGNLLRMFAQMTAASDLEWYRAINVPTLRVDGMTIAGD, from the coding sequence ATGCTTACCCCGGATCAGGCAAGGGACCGCGCACTCGATCTCGTGGACCGCGCGCGCCGCGCCGGGGCCGATGCCGCCGACGCCGTCTATGGCGCCAGTTCCTCCGAAGGCATCCAGGTGCGCCTGGGCAAGCTGGAGGATGTCGAGCGCTCCGAAAGCGAGCACATCGCTCTGCGGGTGTTTTCGGGCACGCGCTCGGCCAGCATCGGCTCGTCCGACCTCTCGCCCGCCGCGCTGGACGAACTTGCCGCCCGCGCGATCGACATGGCCCGCGCCGCGCCCGAGGATGCTTACGCCGGCTTCGCGCCCGCAGAACTGCTGACCCGAGGCCCCTGGCCCGAACTCGACCTGATCGACTCGGCCGAGCCAGCCCCCGCCGCCTTGCGCGCCATGGCCGAAGAAGCCGAGGACGCCGCCCGCGCGGTTGCCGGCGTCACCAATTCCGATGGCGCCACCGCCAGCGCCGGCCTCGGCGTCTTCGCGCTGGCGACCAGCCATGGCTTTTCCGGCGCCTATGGCTCCACCAACCACTCGATCAGCGCATCGGTGGTCGGCGGCGAAGGTTCGGGCAAGCAGCGCGACAACGCCTGGCGCAGCGCGCATCACGGCGCCGACCTGCCCTCCCCCGCAGAGATCGGCCGCTTTGCGGGCGAACGCACGGTAGCGAAACTGGGCTCGGGTAAGATGAAAAGCGGCGGGATGCCGGTCGTGTTCGATCCGCGCGTTTCCGCCACGCTGGTCGGCCACCTGCTGGGCGCGATCACCGGCAATGCCATCGCCCGGCGCTCCAGCTTCCTGCTCGACAAGCTGGGCGAGCAAATCTTCGCCCCCGGCATTCTGATCGCGGAAGATCCCCATGCGCTGCGTGGCCTGCGCTCGCGCCCGTTCGACGGCGAAGGGCTGGCGACGCGCGCGCGCAATATCGTCGAGGACGGCCGGGTCACCGGCTGGCTGCTCGATTCGGCCTCCGCCCGCCAGCTTGGCGGCGTGCCCACGGGCCATGCCGCGCGTAGCGGCGGCGGCGCTCCGGGTGTGACGACGGGCAACATCCACCTCGCGGCAGGCGCCCTCTCGCCGGCCGAGTTGATGGCCGACATCGCCGACGGCGTTTATGTAACGGAACTGATCGGCCAAGGCGTCAACGGTGTCACCGGCGATTACAGCCGGGGCGCAGCGGGCTTCCGCATCGTCGGCGGCCAGCTTGCCGGGCCGATCGCGGAATTTACCATCGCCGGCAACCTGCTGCGCATGTTCGCGCAGATGACTGCCGCCAGCGATCTCGAATGGTACCGTGCCATCAACGTGCCGACCTTGCGCGTAGACGGCATGACCATCGCTGGAGACTGA
- a CDS encoding MarC family protein, with translation MYELFVSAFITLFVVIDPPGCAPIYAGLSAGASRRQAIVMAARACLIASGILIVFGLFGERLLGALHIELDAFRIAGGIMLFMIAVDMVFEKRTQRREERAEKIMANTEVEDVSVFPMAMPMLAGPGSIATMMLLTSRAKGDGQTLVILGAMLAVMLLSFAALASAGPLMRVLGDKVEAVITRLLGVLLAALAAQYVIDGVKSSLLPG, from the coding sequence ATGTACGAACTTTTTGTCAGCGCCTTCATCACCCTGTTCGTGGTGATCGATCCGCCGGGCTGCGCGCCGATCTATGCCGGGCTTTCGGCCGGGGCGAGCCGCCGTCAGGCCATCGTCATGGCGGCGCGTGCCTGCCTCATCGCCAGCGGCATCCTGATCGTCTTCGGCTTGTTCGGCGAACGCCTGCTCGGCGCGCTGCACATCGAACTCGACGCCTTTCGCATCGCGGGCGGCATCATGCTGTTCATGATCGCGGTCGACATGGTCTTCGAAAAGCGGACCCAGCGCCGCGAGGAACGCGCCGAGAAGATCATGGCCAATACCGAGGTTGAGGACGTCTCGGTTTTCCCGATGGCGATGCCGATGCTCGCAGGGCCCGGCTCGATCGCGACGATGATGCTGCTCACCTCGCGCGCCAAGGGCGACGGGCAGACGCTGGTGATCCTGGGCGCGATGCTGGCAGTGATGCTGCTGAGCTTCGCCGCGCTTGCCTCGGCCGGGCCACTGATGCGGGTGCTGGGCGACAAGGTGGAGGCGGTGATTACCCGCCTTCTTGGCGTTCTGCTGGCCGCGCTGGCGGCGCAATACGTCATCGACGGGGTCAAGTCGTCGCTGCTGCCGGGATGA